A stretch of DNA from Gottschalkia acidurici 9a:
CCTAGCAAACACTCTATTACTTTTGTATCTACAGATTCTATTTCCCCAACAAACCCTATATCTACTCCATTCGCTAGTAATTTTCTAGCTTTAAGTGTCATTCCGTCTTTTCCACTTATACCGACAGATGGTATGCCATTTTTTTGAATATCATTTACTATTTCTTTATTTATTTTTCCTGATAGCACCATCTCAACAATTTCCATAGTTTCTTCATCCGTTACTCTAAGACCTTCTTTAAATTCTGGCTGTTTATTAAGTCTTTGTAAGTTTTCATTTATAAATGGTCCCCCGCCATGTACTAGTACTATTTCTATCCCCAGTAGTTTTAAAAGTGCTATATCTTTCATCATAAGTTCCTTTATTCTTTCATCTACCATAGCACTTCCACCATACTTTATAACTACTGTTTTGCCTCTAAATGACTTTATATATGGTATTGCCTCTATGAGAGTTTTCGCTTTATTTATGTGTTGTTCCATCAATATTTCCGTTACCAAAACCTTATAAAACTCTATAAATAAAGATTTTGTTTCTTTCCTACTTCACAATGTCCGATTTCGTGATACTACTTACTACTTTCGTTTGATACGGCATTCCATAGGCTTTGTTATGATATTTTTATCATAAGGGGTTGTAACGATTACCCAGTTTAGAAAATCTTTTAAGATGATTTTTCTAAACCATAGTTTGCAAGATTGTAACTAGCATTTTTATCTCTATCACAAATAAAACCACATTCACATTTGTAAGTCCTGTCTGAAAGTTTTAAGTCTTTTTTGATAGTTCCACACTTACTACAAGTTTTACTACTAGGATAAAATCTAGGTGCTTGAATAAATTTAATTCCATCTTTTTTACACTTATACTTCATTTGGCTTATGAATGTACAAAGTCCTTGCTCTGCTATTGCCTTTGATAAATGCCTATTTTTCATCATACCACTAACATTTAAATTCTCCATTACTACTCTTGATGGTTTGGTTTTCACCATTTTATTAGTAGCTTGATATATGTGATTTAATCTGATGTTTTTTAACTTATTATGAAGTCTTTTAATCTTCTTTTCGAGTTTTACAATGTTCCTAGTCTTTTGGTAACGACTTCCCTCCTTATTCATTTCATATTTTCGTGAACATTGTCTTTGTAATCTTTTTAACTTCTTATTTAACTTTTTAACTCTATGAGTTTTATTTATATTTTTAATGCCTAATTCATCTATATTTGTTATTGCAAGTTGACTTATGTCTAAATCTATCCCCAAGCTAAAATCATTTAAGTTAGCTTTTTGGGGTTCGATTTCTATTCCTAAAGTAAGTACCCAACACCTACCATTAAACTTCACTCTAGGATTTGAAAATTTAGCTATTTGAGTTAAATCTATATTGTAATCTGCTCTATATCTTACCTTACCTATCTTTTCTAAATTAACAACATCTCTAGTAAATTTAATTTTTTCATACCTGCTATAAAATCTAGGTTCGGATTTCTTTTTGCTTTTAAATTTAGGAAAACCACTACCTTTGAAAAATCTTTGGTATGCTTTATCCAAATCTCTTATAGATTCTTTAAGTGTTGCATTTGACACTTCATACAACCATGTGTATTCTTTTAATTGCTTTAATTTAGTTAATTCTTTTCCCAAGTCTACTATAGATAGTTTTTTGTTTGTTTCTTTATAATGTTTTATCTGTTTATTTAATGCCCAATTCCAGACAAATCTCATACTTCCTATGTGTTTATACATAAGGATTTCTTGTTCTCTTGTTGGATATAGTCTTATATTTAATCCCTTTATCAACCTTATCACCACCTTAATAAGATTATATCAGTAATTGATGGTAATTGCAGGTAGTGACTTGAAATGATATAATAAATTTTAAGAGGGTGATAAGTAATGAATAAATATGGATTAAAAAATAGAACTAGAATATCTAATGCCATTGATACAAAACTTTATGAGGAACTAAAAGAATATTCTGATAAAACTGATATTCCTATATCAAAATTATTAGATAGAGCCATTAAACTTTTACTAGAGTCTACTAAAAAATAGTAGGCTTTTTTAATCTTTTATAAGATTTTTTTAACAGTTACATTACCCCCTATAATTTGTATCAAGTTCTATAATCAGCATTTATCTTTACATAATCATAACTTAGGTCGCAACCCCAAGCTGTTGCAGTTTCGCTACCTTCTCCTAGAGTTATATTTACTTCTATTTCCGACGCTTTCAATACTTCTTTTGCTTGTTCTTCACTGAACTCTAGTGGTACTCCATTTTCCATTAGGTCTATTCTTTTTCCATCACTAGTAAAGTTTATACTAGTTTTATTTAAGTCAAACTCTATGCCTGTATATCCCATAGCACAAACTATTCTTCCCCAGTTAGCATCTTCTCCAAAGAAAGCCGTTTTAACTAAACTAGAATTTATAACTGACTTTGTTAGAACTCTTGCATCTTCTTTAGTTTTTGCTCCATCCACCGAAACAGCTAAAAACTTTCCGGCTCCCTCGCCATCTTTTACTATTTGCTTTGATAGATTAGTATTCACAAAGTGTAGTGCTTCTTTAAATTTTTTATAGTCTTCATTTTCTATCATTATCTCTGTGTTTTCTGCCATCCCATTAGCCATTACTATTACTGTATCATTAGTACTTGTATCTCCATCTACCGAGATCATATTGTATGAATCTAATGTACTTGTTTTTAATGCTTTGTCTAATAATTCTCTTGATATATTTACATCAGTTGTGATATATCCTAGCATAGTTCCCATATTAGGATGTATCATACCTGAACCTTTTGCTATTCCTGCGATTGTTATTATCTTGTTATCGATCTCTAGTTCAATAGCTATCTTTTTTGGAAAAGTATCTGTAGTCATTATAGCTTCAGCAGCTAAATCACTATCGTTTTTGGCATTTCCCAACTTATCATAGTTTTCTTTTATTCCTTTTTCGATAATGTCTATAGGAAGTGGTACTCCTATAACCCCTGTAGAAGATACTAATACTTCTTCTGTTTTTAAATTTAAACACTCTGCGGTAGTTTCAGCCATTATTTTAGCATGTTCTTTTCCTGACTCTCCTGTACAAGCATTGGCATTTCCACTATTCACTACTATAGCCTGAATGTTTCCTTTTTTATTCAATACCTCTTGATCCCATATTACTGGTGCAGCTTTTACAGTGTTCTTAGTAAATACACCTACGGCTTTTGCTTTAACTTCACTATATATTAATGCCATATCATTTTTCTTTTTTCTTATTCCTGCATAAAATCCTGTAGATTTAAATCCCTTTGGACTCGTTATTCCGCCATCTATAATTTTCATTTAATTCACCTACCCTATATTATTAAAAGATCCTATTAACCTGGGAATATAGATACATCATCTAATCCAGTTTTTTCATCTAAGTTAAATAGTATATTCATATTTTGAACTGCCTGACCTGCAGCACCTTTAATCATATTGTCTATTGCCCCTATAACTATTACTCTTCCTGTTCTTTCATCAACCTTTAATCCTATATCACAAAAGTTAGACCCTTTAACCCATTTAGTTTCTGGAAGTATCCCTTCTTTAGTTAATCTAACAAAATATTCATCTTTATAATATTTTTCATAAATACTTTTTACATCTTTATAGCTTAGTTTTTCTTTTAATTTAGCATATGAAGTTGTAAGTATTCCCCTATTCATAGGTACTAAGTGTGGAGTAAAGTTTATATATACTTCTTCTTCCCCAAGATAACTTAACTGTTCTTCTATTTCTGGTGTATGTCTGTGTGATGCTACCCCATAAGCCTTTATGGACTCATTACATTCTGTATAGTGCGTTCCTAAGTTTAAGCTTCTTCCTGCGCCTGTTACCCCTGATTTAGCGTCTATTATTATACTATCTTTTTCTATAAGATCTTCCTTTAAGAGTGGAGCTAAGCTTAATGTACTGCTAGTTGGATAGCATCCTGGGTTTGCTATAAGTCTAGCTTTCTTTATTTCTTCTCTATTTATTTCACAAAGCCCATATACTGCTTCTTCTAAAAGTTCTGGCGATAAGTGGTTAGTATTATACCATTCTTCATAAACATCTTGATTTTTTAATCTATAGTCTGCTCCTAGATCTATTACTTTACACTTTTCTAGTATACTGGCTGTGATTTCTTTTGAGGCTATTCCATGTGGTAATGCTATAAACATTACATCTACTTCTTCCGCTATTTTTTCTAGATCTTGTTCACTACATTCTATTTGAAATACATCTCTAAAGTTTTCATATATTGAATCATACTTTTGCCCTATATAGCTTTGAGATGTAATATATTTTATCTCTACTTCTTTGTGTGATCTTAGAAGTCTAACTAATTCCGTTCCTACATATCCAGTTGCTCCTATGATTCCTACTTTTATCATTTTTACCCCTCCTATATATAATAAAAACCCTTCATCTCTATATTTAAGAGACGAAAGGTTATTTTCGCGCTACCACTCTTATTGAAATGAATATATATTTGAATATTTATTCATTTCCACTCCTTCATTTTAACGACAATCGCCGGAAATACTTACTAGTATTTATACATAATTGTATAAATATTTTTAGCATTTCTCTTCATGGACTCTTTTCAATATAGTTTAGTTGCTAGACTTCCACCAACTCTAGCTCGCTTAAACTATTCTATATTTACTCTTCCAATCATTAGATTTTTATATTGTTTTATTTAATTATGAGTATATAAGATTATTTATTCAATGTCAATAGATTTTTTGAATATTTATTCTTACTTTTTTATAATAAAAGAATTTTGTACTTTTTATTATATTTATTAAAGCTCGAGCCTCAATTTGTTTCTCTCTATATTTGTTATTAATATATTCATTATTGTATTGTGTGAATATAATGTATATTTATTAGGATAGAGTGTAGAATATATCTCCTTATCATTATCCACTCTATTTTAAGCTTGAAAATTAAAACTCTAATATCATACTATTTCATATTGCAGCATATAAGATGATTAACTGCACTTTTTTTATTAGTGTATCTGTTATTACTTCTGTTTAGTTTAGAATAAACAACATCTTAAGCGGTATAAACAGCATATATTTCTTAATAATTGTTGTTCATTCATTTTTACGTGCCGTTTATCTCCATATTTCTTTTTTGCTCTTATATTTTTCTATTAACAAAACGACTTCAAAAATCATTTATCACCTATTACTTTTCATTATATTAGTCACAGTTTTATATATAAATCCTATCATTACTCCAATTATAGATATAAAGCATCTTATCTCAATAGGGTACCCGTTTAAAAAATGTAATGAATGTATAAAAGCTATGGTGTAAATTATGATTATTAATTTTAATAATTTTACCAGTTGTGGAAGTATCCCTAAAGAAAAAATAAAATATGTAGGAATAAACATAAATATAGTTGTTATATCTAAAAATAGTGGATATAATTCGCCTTCATACGAAGGATAAAAATTTAATATAACAAAAGCGCATGTTATTGTAGATAATACTATTCATATGTAATAAATCATTTTTTAACCCCTTTAATAATCAAGGTCCTAGTATCAACGTTCCTAATATCCACCCTAACGGAAGAGCCAAAAATAGTAGTATGTTAAGTATTCCAGCTATAATATAAAAGTATTTATTTTTAGTGAAATACACAAGAAACATGCTAGACAGAGCAAGCTCTTGTGACATAAGAATATTTGTTTCTATATATCCTTTTTCAGAAAAAGCTGTATAAAGTAGATACCATCCCGTAATATTCAATACGATTGAGAGTGTTAAAAATGCTTTTTTTGAATCTACAAGCATGTACATTTTCCTTTCTTATAGGTTTCCTTTTAGTCTCATAAATACATTTCATTACAACTTTTGTTATTATGTATAGTATATCAATTTAGACTTATAAAACAAGCGCTATCCAATATTATTTAGTGTACTGTAATATTAGATAGCGCTTTGTTCTAGATGTTTTATTTTATTTTAAATGAACTCTTTAAAGATACTATTCTATTAAATACTAGCTTATCTTTTGTACTATTTCTAGAATCTACATTAAAATATCCATGTCTAAGCAGTTGGTATTTATCTTGTGGTTTAGCATCCTTCATACTTGGCTCTATGAATCCATTGACAATTTGTAGTGAATTAGGATTTATTCTTTCTAAAAAGTGTTCTTCCTCTTCTCCTTCTTCATCGTCTAATATAAGTGGTTCATACAGTCTAAACTCTGCTGGTACAGCTTGACTTGCATCTACCCAGTGAATTGTAGACTTTACTTTTCTTCCTGTAAATCCTGTTCCACTTTTAGTTTTTGGATCATAAGTACAATGAATTTCTTTTATATTTCCATCTTTATCTTTCACAACATTATTACATTTTATGAAGTATGCTCCTCTAAGTCTAACTTCATTCCCTAGGAAAAGTCTAAAATATTTTGGTATAGGATTCTCCATAAAGTCTTCTCTCTCGATATATATTTCTCTAGAGAAAGGGATTTGACGATTTCCTAATTCTTCGTTATCTGCATTGTTTTCAGCATCTAACATCTCAACTTGTCCTTCAGGATAATTAGTTATAACTACTTTTAAAGGATCTATTACTGCCATTGTTCTTGGTGACTTAACTTTTAAATCCTCTCTTACAAAGTGTTGTAGCATTTGTTCATCTACCAAACTATTATTTTTAGCTACACCTATTTCTCTACAGAAATTTCTTATAGATTCTGGTGTATATCCTCTTCTTCTAAGACCTGATATAGTAGGCATTCTAGGGTCATCCCATCCATCTACTACACCTTCGTCTACTAGTTGTTTAAGCTTTCTCTTACTCATAACTGTATTAGTTATATTAAGTCTTGCAAACTCTATTTGTCTTGGTACACTTTCCATTTCACATTCTTTAACAAACCAATCATATAGTGGTCTATGATCTTCAAATTCTAATGTACATATTGAATGAGTTATTGCTTCTATAGCATCTTCTAAAGGATGAGCAAAGTCATACATAGGATATATACACCACTTATCTCCTGTATTATGGTGAGTAGCATGAGCTATACGGTATATTACAGGATCTCTCATATTTATATTAGGAGATGACATATCGATTTTAGCTCTTAGAACCTTTTCGCCATCTTTAAATTCACCTTTGCGCATACGTTCAAATAAACTTAAGTTTTCTTCAACTGTTCTATTTCTATATGGACTTTCTTTTCCAGGCTCCGTTAATGTTCCTCTATGTTCTCTTATTTCCTCTGCAGTTAAATCACAAACGAATGCTTTACCCTTTTTAATAAGAACTACAGCCCTATTGTACATTTCTTCAAAATAGTCCGATGCAAAATATAAGTTATCCCATTCGAATCCTAACCATTTTACATCCTCTTTTATCGATTCAACATACTCAACTTCTTCTTTTGTAGGGTTTGTATCATCAAATCTTAAATTTGTTTTACCTTTAAACTCATCTGCTAATTCAAAATTTAGAACTATAGATTTAGCATGGCCAATATGCAAATAACCGTTTGGCTCTGGTGGAAATCTAGTAATTATTTCACTATGTTTTCCACTTTCTAAATCTTCTACTACTATGTTTCTAATAAAGTTTGATGCGACTTGCTTATTGCACATATATAACCAACCTTTCTTTTTAAAATCGTTGTAATTTATATATAAGTTTTAACTGAATTCAAGTAATATATTGCAG
This window harbors:
- a CDS encoding RNA-guided endonuclease InsQ/TnpB family protein, whose translation is MIKGLNIRLYPTREQEILMYKHIGSMRFVWNWALNKQIKHYKETNKKLSIVDLGKELTKLKQLKEYTWLYEVSNATLKESIRDLDKAYQRFFKGSGFPKFKSKKKSEPRFYSRYEKIKFTRDVVNLEKIGKVRYRADYNIDLTQIAKFSNPRVKFNGRCWVLTLGIEIEPQKANLNDFSLGIDLDISQLAITNIDELGIKNINKTHRVKKLNKKLKRLQRQCSRKYEMNKEGSRYQKTRNIVKLEKKIKRLHNKLKNIRLNHIYQATNKMVKTKPSRVVMENLNVSGMMKNRHLSKAIAEQGLCTFISQMKYKCKKDGIKFIQAPRFYPSSKTCSKCGTIKKDLKLSDRTYKCECGFICDRDKNASYNLANYGLEKSS
- a CDS encoding ribbon-helix-helix domain-containing protein — its product is MNKYGLKNRTRISNAIDTKLYEELKEYSDKTDIPISKLLDRAIKLLLESTKK
- the argC gene encoding N-acetyl-gamma-glutamyl-phosphate reductase, producing the protein MIKVGIIGATGYVGTELVRLLRSHKEVEIKYITSQSYIGQKYDSIYENFRDVFQIECSEQDLEKIAEEVDVMFIALPHGIASKEITASILEKCKVIDLGADYRLKNQDVYEEWYNTNHLSPELLEEAVYGLCEINREEIKKARLIANPGCYPTSSTLSLAPLLKEDLIEKDSIIIDAKSGVTGAGRSLNLGTHYTECNESIKAYGVASHRHTPEIEEQLSYLGEEEVYINFTPHLVPMNRGILTTSYAKLKEKLSYKDVKSIYEKYYKDEYFVRLTKEGILPETKWVKGSNFCDIGLKVDERTGRVIVIGAIDNMIKGAAGQAVQNMNILFNLDEKTGLDDVSIFPG
- the argB gene encoding acetylglutamate kinase, with protein sequence MEQHINKAKTLIEAIPYIKSFRGKTVVIKYGGSAMVDERIKELMMKDIALLKLLGIEIVLVHGGGPFINENLQRLNKQPEFKEGLRVTDEETMEIVEMVLSGKINKEIVNDIQKNGIPSVGISGKDGMTLKARKLLANGVDIGFVGEIESVDTKVIECLLGCGMLPVIAPVGRDEEGNSYNVNADYAAVAIASALNAQKLVFITDVKGVMKDVNDPSSLITLMNIKEARENIEKGIISGGMIPKVECCVDAVESGVKTVHIIDGRVEHSMLLEIFTQEGIGTMFRMNGDE
- the argJ gene encoding bifunctional ornithine acetyltransferase/N-acetylglutamate synthase encodes the protein MKIIDGGITSPKGFKSTGFYAGIRKKKNDMALIYSEVKAKAVGVFTKNTVKAAPVIWDQEVLNKKGNIQAIVVNSGNANACTGESGKEHAKIMAETTAECLNLKTEEVLVSSTGVIGVPLPIDIIEKGIKENYDKLGNAKNDSDLAAEAIMTTDTFPKKIAIELEIDNKIITIAGIAKGSGMIHPNMGTMLGYITTDVNISRELLDKALKTSTLDSYNMISVDGDTSTNDTVIVMANGMAENTEIMIENEDYKKFKEALHFVNTNLSKQIVKDGEGAGKFLAVSVDGAKTKEDARVLTKSVINSSLVKTAFFGEDANWGRIVCAMGYTGIEFDLNKTSINFTSDGKRIDLMENGVPLEFSEEQAKEVLKASEIEVNITLGEGSETATAWGCDLSYDYVKINADYRT
- a CDS encoding glutamine--tRNA ligase/YqeY domain fusion protein, giving the protein MCNKQVASNFIRNIVVEDLESGKHSEIITRFPPEPNGYLHIGHAKSIVLNFELADEFKGKTNLRFDDTNPTKEEVEYVESIKEDVKWLGFEWDNLYFASDYFEEMYNRAVVLIKKGKAFVCDLTAEEIREHRGTLTEPGKESPYRNRTVEENLSLFERMRKGEFKDGEKVLRAKIDMSSPNINMRDPVIYRIAHATHHNTGDKWCIYPMYDFAHPLEDAIEAITHSICTLEFEDHRPLYDWFVKECEMESVPRQIEFARLNITNTVMSKRKLKQLVDEGVVDGWDDPRMPTISGLRRRGYTPESIRNFCREIGVAKNNSLVDEQMLQHFVREDLKVKSPRTMAVIDPLKVVITNYPEGQVEMLDAENNADNEELGNRQIPFSREIYIEREDFMENPIPKYFRLFLGNEVRLRGAYFIKCNNVVKDKDGNIKEIHCTYDPKTKSGTGFTGRKVKSTIHWVDASQAVPAEFRLYEPLILDDEEGEEEEHFLERINPNSLQIVNGFIEPSMKDAKPQDKYQLLRHGYFNVDSRNSTKDKLVFNRIVSLKSSFKIK